The proteins below come from a single Ruegeria sp. THAF33 genomic window:
- a CDS encoding type I secretion system permease/ATPase: MRVSESDPDSTVESEAPQQSEDQKHSREQRRADPPHQRAQPQPAQDEDPAGGGNGVADADGPDPASAGDSTARKTPSARASGENGIGTTIEAKANQPLLQTNSGGGDGNGPPQTFHKRTPPEDFQRTLRVSMRAIRRNLAFVLVLTCATNILILAIPIYLFQISDRVLTSRSLDTLIMLTAIVAGAVIFQSAFDAVRRFMLMRTGVEVAARLGAPVLSAAAHASLHGNGREYQTLGDLQQLRGFLVSGTLLSFLDVPFAPLFILMIFLVHPQLGMIVVVTALILMTIALINQKTTAKPFAEANKAQSMANLHLDSMSRNSQIINALAMIPEAVRIWGRDTAQSLTWQVRAQDRNVIFAAISRAVRLLTQIGILGWGAFLALQGEITGGMVIAASIIAGRAFAPIEGSIEGWNSYLLTRGAYGRIKALLSTSALQYEKLRLPRPEGRLDVERLLYVPGGTKRVVLNGITFSLVPGETLAIIGNSGAGKTTLGKTLVGSILPTSGSVRLDLMDIRNWDPRQFGESIGYLPQDVQLFPGTIKDNIGRMRADATDEQIHDAAVLADVHNMIATLPQGYETVVAADGSPLSGGQKQRIALARAFFGNPRMVVLDEPNSNLDVAGDKALACAIEQARQSKITVVVITQKPTLLNVVDKIMLLTDGRVALFGQRDQVLQQINGPRKQTGIEGQQGG, from the coding sequence ATGCGCGTGTCTGAGTCAGATCCAGATTCGACAGTTGAAAGCGAAGCGCCACAGCAATCCGAAGACCAAAAACACTCACGCGAACAACGGCGCGCTGATCCTCCCCATCAGCGTGCGCAGCCGCAACCCGCGCAAGATGAAGACCCGGCGGGTGGCGGCAATGGGGTGGCCGATGCCGACGGCCCGGATCCGGCATCCGCCGGGGACTCGACTGCGCGCAAGACCCCCTCTGCACGCGCATCCGGTGAGAACGGCATAGGCACCACGATCGAGGCCAAGGCAAACCAGCCACTGTTGCAAACGAATTCCGGCGGCGGTGATGGGAACGGGCCACCCCAAACCTTCCACAAACGCACCCCGCCCGAAGACTTCCAGCGCACGTTGCGCGTTTCGATGCGGGCGATCCGGCGCAATCTTGCGTTTGTTCTGGTCCTGACCTGCGCCACCAACATCCTGATTCTGGCGATCCCGATCTATCTGTTCCAGATCAGTGACCGGGTTCTGACCAGCCGGTCGCTGGATACGCTGATCATGCTGACGGCCATCGTTGCAGGGGCGGTGATCTTCCAGTCTGCCTTTGATGCGGTGCGGCGGTTCATGCTCATGCGGACCGGGGTCGAAGTGGCGGCCCGGCTGGGCGCACCGGTTCTGAGCGCGGCGGCCCATGCGTCGCTGCATGGAAACGGGCGCGAGTATCAGACATTGGGCGATCTGCAACAGCTTCGTGGTTTTCTGGTCTCGGGCACGCTGCTTTCATTTCTGGACGTGCCGTTTGCACCGCTGTTCATTCTGATGATCTTCCTGGTGCATCCGCAACTGGGCATGATCGTGGTGGTTACTGCGTTGATTCTTATGACGATTGCACTGATCAACCAGAAAACGACTGCCAAGCCGTTTGCCGAGGCCAACAAGGCACAGTCCATGGCGAACCTGCATCTGGATTCGATGTCTCGCAACAGTCAGATCATTAATGCTCTGGCAATGATACCCGAGGCCGTGCGGATCTGGGGGCGGGATACTGCCCAATCCCTGACTTGGCAGGTGCGGGCGCAGGACCGCAACGTGATCTTCGCTGCAATCTCGCGCGCCGTTCGCCTTTTGACGCAGATCGGAATTCTGGGTTGGGGCGCGTTTCTGGCGCTGCAAGGAGAGATCACAGGCGGTATGGTGATTGCGGCCTCGATCATTGCCGGGCGTGCCTTTGCGCCGATTGAAGGTTCGATTGAAGGATGGAACAGCTATCTGCTGACGCGCGGAGCCTACGGCCGGATCAAGGCGCTGCTGTCGACCTCGGCCCTACAATACGAAAAACTGCGCTTGCCACGGCCCGAAGGTCGTCTGGATGTCGAACGTCTGCTTTATGTACCGGGCGGAACCAAACGCGTGGTTCTGAACGGCATCACGTTCTCGCTGGTTCCAGGTGAAACTTTGGCCATCATCGGCAATTCGGGTGCCGGGAAAACCACGCTTGGGAAGACTCTGGTGGGATCCATTCTGCCCACATCGGGCAGCGTCAGGCTTGACCTGATGGACATCCGAAACTGGGACCCGCGCCAGTTTGGCGAAAGCATCGGCTACCTGCCGCAGGATGTTCAGCTGTTCCCGGGCACGATCAAGGACAATATCGGCCGGATGCGGGCGGATGCCACTGACGAACAGATCCACGATGCCGCCGTTCTGGCCGATGTTCATAACATGATTGCAACATTGCCGCAGGGATATGAAACCGTGGTGGCCGCTGATGGTTCGCCTTTGTCCGGTGGTCAGAAGCAGCGTATCGCACTGGCACGGGCGTTCTTCGGCAACCCCAGAATGGTTGTGCTGGATGAACCGAATTCAAATCTCGACGTCGCGGGCGACAAGGCGCTGGCATGTGCAATCGAACAGGCGCGGCAAAGCAAGATCACCGTTGTCGTCATTACGCAGAAGCCAACGTTGTTGAATGTTGTCGACAAGATCATGCTGCTGACGGACGGGCGTGTGGCCCTGTTCGGTCAGCGTGATCAGGTTCTTCAGCAGATCAACGGGCCGCGCAAGCAGACTGGAATTGAAGGCCAGCAGGGGGGCTGA
- a CDS encoding type I secretion protein, with product MALDGITETIAHFVGTFELTIEQARLRDQYEEFSALRRKAEIDGLDEPTSINIKADLDVPAGEYKALPFNFLPSQPELPLPKAPVGPVHEAVIILNGDSAESARFVPDSISGPSSAPELIILRPDTVPLGSAMTFTVQKVVMRDNDTVGEGDFRDTEALIAQGEEMLDMALSLHAVAAPSLSLADYKSTEMLEALAQQMTAPANANIDGVTVHQFHGDDALGVIVNGKYVDDAPVWTDILPAFHQPEEAGEDEAESMLPAEWEQSKDPDFDDGHLVVTGGNLAINAVSASVGWVDAPYIAVGGQAISLTAISQVALVSDWDVGAPGTGSGTNVIQSSKIEVEGRDAPWLDNGAGTTGQPEFIVVDWVHGDLVVANFVKQVIDGTDIDNIQTEISAASTLYALGDNEMFNVTDIVQLGSFYDLIMIDGNMISVDMLYQTNVLMDDDIISGGMPGAMAGDDDNVIMNDASVKTIGEDTHQGLQQNLSDAMALDQTDMDALENALLNDPLFAGMEQMRVLKIDGDLLQVNIVEQVTMMLDQDQIDLSGPSAADTEVVAGSNALLNSVNLTKMGVDSTIMAADGSYSDLLLHQASLIDVPDNQEITDMTNEAIAAIMADMSVPQPDAALALHAQSTDTTTPDDGLQSMLA from the coding sequence ATGGCACTTGACGGTATTACGGAAACGATAGCGCATTTTGTTGGAACTTTTGAGCTTACGATAGAACAAGCCCGCCTGCGGGATCAGTACGAGGAGTTCAGCGCCCTGAGGCGGAAAGCTGAAATAGACGGGCTTGACGAGCCAACCTCGATCAACATCAAAGCTGATCTGGATGTCCCGGCGGGCGAATACAAAGCCCTGCCGTTCAACTTTCTTCCCTCTCAGCCGGAGCTGCCGTTGCCAAAAGCTCCTGTCGGGCCGGTGCACGAGGCGGTCATCATCCTCAACGGTGACAGCGCGGAGTCCGCGCGATTTGTTCCAGACAGCATATCCGGCCCGTCTTCCGCACCTGAACTGATCATTCTTCGACCGGATACGGTGCCATTGGGGTCGGCAATGACGTTCACCGTGCAAAAGGTGGTCATGCGCGACAACGACACGGTGGGGGAAGGGGACTTTCGTGATACCGAGGCGCTGATCGCCCAAGGCGAAGAGATGCTGGACATGGCGCTGTCGCTTCATGCCGTGGCAGCCCCTTCGCTTTCGCTCGCGGATTACAAGTCGACCGAAATGCTCGAGGCGCTGGCCCAACAGATGACGGCCCCGGCAAACGCGAATATCGACGGGGTCACGGTACATCAGTTTCATGGCGATGATGCGTTGGGGGTGATCGTGAACGGCAAGTACGTTGACGACGCTCCGGTATGGACAGACATCCTGCCTGCGTTCCATCAACCGGAGGAAGCCGGAGAGGATGAGGCCGAGTCCATGCTTCCGGCCGAGTGGGAACAGTCGAAAGATCCTGACTTTGATGACGGACACCTGGTCGTGACCGGAGGAAACCTTGCGATCAATGCCGTTTCGGCATCTGTGGGTTGGGTTGATGCCCCCTATATCGCCGTCGGAGGACAGGCGATCAGCCTGACCGCCATCAGCCAGGTTGCGCTTGTTTCAGATTGGGATGTGGGGGCGCCGGGAACGGGCAGCGGCACCAACGTGATTCAGTCCTCGAAGATTGAAGTCGAAGGCCGAGATGCCCCCTGGCTGGACAATGGCGCCGGAACAACCGGACAACCTGAGTTCATTGTTGTGGATTGGGTCCACGGTGATCTGGTTGTGGCAAACTTCGTCAAACAAGTTATCGACGGCACGGATATCGACAACATACAGACCGAGATTTCGGCCGCATCGACATTGTACGCGTTGGGCGACAACGAAATGTTCAATGTCACCGACATCGTGCAGCTGGGCAGTTTTTACGACCTGATCATGATCGACGGGAATATGATTTCCGTGGACATGTTGTACCAGACCAACGTCCTGATGGATGACGATATCATCAGCGGCGGTATGCCCGGCGCAATGGCCGGAGATGATGACAACGTGATCATGAATGACGCGTCGGTCAAAACGATAGGCGAAGATACACATCAGGGTCTGCAACAGAACCTGTCTGACGCCATGGCGCTTGATCAAACGGACATGGATGCGTTGGAGAACGCGCTGCTCAACGATCCCCTGTTCGCAGGGATGGAACAGATGCGCGTGCTCAAGATCGACGGAGACTTGTTGCAGGTGAACATCGTTGAACAGGTCACCATGATGCTGGATCAGGATCAAATTGACCTGTCCGGTCCCAGTGCCGCCGATACCGAGGTCGTCGCAGGCAGCAACGCCCTGTTGAACTCCGTCAATCTGACCAAAATGGGCGTGGATTCGACGATAATGGCCGCTGACGGATCTTACTCCGACCTGCTGCTTCATCAGGCCAGCCTGATCGACGTGCCAGACAACCAGGAAATCACAGATATGACCAACGAGGCGATCGCCGCAATCATGGCGGACATGTCTGTGCCGCAACCGGATGCGGCCCTGGCACTGCACGCACAATCCACTGACACAACGACACCAGATGACGGCCTGCAATCCATGCTGGCCTGA
- a CDS encoding response regulator transcription factor — translation MRTSVPDSGKIVVVDQMLIEDLLARPDAYSKSAGSGCLAFAYRKEESARHLFEGWNRAQFGDVGFLPMNVAPDAWRAILRLLMHEELYLPSFLADCVSSPCQRAPERPRQREAITSNGADRHAQYSKLTRREKQVLQLVSEGKSNKLIAAKLGITEHTVKLHMHNVVGKIGVSNRTAAAHFYFEVAPHEAQQTALD, via the coding sequence ATGCGTACAAGTGTTCCGGACAGCGGCAAGATCGTCGTCGTGGATCAAATGTTGATCGAAGACCTGTTGGCGCGCCCCGATGCATACTCCAAAAGTGCAGGTTCCGGCTGTCTTGCCTTCGCCTATCGCAAAGAGGAATCGGCCCGGCACCTGTTCGAAGGCTGGAACCGCGCGCAGTTTGGAGATGTCGGCTTTCTACCGATGAACGTGGCACCGGATGCGTGGCGCGCCATCCTCAGATTGCTGATGCACGAGGAACTGTATCTTCCCAGCTTCCTGGCTGACTGTGTCTCATCCCCCTGTCAGCGCGCGCCTGAAAGACCACGGCAACGGGAAGCCATTACATCCAACGGCGCGGATCGGCATGCACAATACTCCAAGCTGACACGCCGCGAAAAACAGGTTTTGCAACTGGTCTCAGAAGGCAAAAGCAACAAATTGATTGCGGCCAAGCTGGGCATCACGGAACACACGGTCAAGCTGCACATGCATAACGTTGTCGGAAAGATCGGCGTCAGCAACAGGACTGCGGCTGCTCATTTCTATTTCGAGGTTGCGCCTCATGAGGCGCAGCAGACCGCCCTTGACTGA
- the phnC gene encoding phosphonate ABC transporter ATP-binding protein — MLRLQKLTKTYKTGDRALKAIDLEVPKGQVLALIGPSGAGKSTMIRCVNRLVEPTSGGVLLDDVDVTKLGSGALRKARRQMGMIFQEYALVERLTVMENVLSGRLGYVGFWRSFLRRYPQSDVDEAFRLLDRVGLLHMADKRADELSGGQRQRVGICRALIQNPKLLLVDEPTASLDPKTSRQIMRLITELCQERGLAAIINIHDVALAQMFVPRVVGLRFGEIVYDGLPTGLTPEKLTEIYGEEDWEATIEKVDEDEDVEAAE, encoded by the coding sequence ATGCTGCGTCTTCAAAAGCTGACGAAAACATACAAGACCGGAGATCGGGCCCTGAAGGCGATCGATCTTGAGGTTCCCAAAGGACAGGTTCTGGCGTTGATCGGGCCCTCGGGCGCGGGCAAATCGACCATGATCCGCTGTGTCAACCGGTTGGTTGAACCGACAAGCGGCGGTGTCCTTCTGGATGACGTTGACGTGACCAAACTCGGATCGGGCGCGCTGAGGAAAGCACGCCGCCAAATGGGCATGATCTTTCAGGAATATGCGTTGGTCGAACGCCTCACGGTGATGGAAAACGTATTGTCCGGCAGGCTGGGATACGTGGGATTCTGGCGCAGTTTCCTGCGGCGGTATCCGCAATCGGACGTGGACGAAGCCTTTCGCTTGCTTGATCGGGTGGGGCTGCTGCACATGGCGGACAAACGGGCGGATGAACTGTCGGGTGGTCAACGCCAAAGGGTGGGCATCTGCCGCGCCTTGATTCAAAACCCGAAACTGTTGCTGGTCGATGAGCCAACCGCATCGCTGGACCCAAAGACCAGCCGTCAAATCATGCGGCTGATCACCGAGTTATGTCAGGAACGCGGATTGGCAGCCATCATCAATATCCATGATGTGGCGCTCGCTCAGATGTTTGTTCCCCGCGTCGTGGGGCTCCGATTTGGCGAAATCGTGTATGATGGGCTTCCCACCGGCCTCACCCCTGAGAAGCTGACCGAGATCTATGGGGAAGAGGACTGGGAAGCAACCATCGAAAAAGTGGACGAAGATGAAGATGTCGAGGCCGCAGAATGA
- the phnE gene encoding phosphonate ABC transporter, permease protein PhnE — protein MPILERDDAQIWRRRTTGQSLVRWFGWLLGVAIFVYCWQLISASTTWFFVWDAPRIANDIWTRATPPKWEYITQLGRPIWDTLNIATLGTIIALCMAVPVAFLAARNTTPSALFIRPIALLVIVSTRSINSLIWALLLIAIIGPGVFAGVIAIAIRSIGFCAKLLYEAIEEIDHTQVEAITATGASRWQVMAYGIVPQILPAFAGIAVFRWDINIRESTVLGLVGAGGIGLQLSASLNVLAWPQVSLILIVILVAVMISEWVSAKVRGAII, from the coding sequence ATGCCGATACTTGAACGCGACGATGCGCAAATCTGGCGTCGCCGGACAACAGGTCAGAGCTTGGTTCGTTGGTTCGGCTGGCTGTTGGGCGTGGCGATCTTTGTTTACTGCTGGCAGTTGATCTCGGCATCGACCACTTGGTTCTTCGTCTGGGACGCGCCCCGCATCGCCAATGATATCTGGACCCGGGCAACGCCCCCCAAATGGGAGTACATCACCCAACTGGGCCGCCCGATTTGGGACACTCTGAACATTGCCACCCTGGGAACAATCATCGCCCTATGCATGGCAGTGCCCGTCGCCTTTTTGGCGGCCCGCAACACCACGCCATCGGCTTTGTTCATACGGCCGATTGCCCTGTTGGTCATTGTCTCGACTCGCTCTATCAACTCGTTGATCTGGGCGCTTCTTCTGATCGCGATTATTGGTCCCGGAGTGTTCGCCGGTGTCATAGCAATCGCCATTCGTTCAATCGGGTTTTGCGCAAAGCTTCTTTACGAAGCGATTGAGGAGATTGATCACACGCAGGTCGAAGCAATAACGGCAACCGGTGCTTCACGCTGGCAGGTCATGGCTTATGGGATCGTACCGCAAATCCTGCCCGCGTTTGCAGGCATTGCCGTTTTTCGATGGGATATCAACATCCGCGAATCCACGGTGCTCGGGCTGGTTGGTGCTGGTGGCATTGGGTTGCAATTGTCGGCTTCGCTCAACGTTCTGGCTTGGCCACAAGTCAGCCTGATCCTGATTGTCATTCTCGTCGCGGTTATGATCAGCGAATGGGTTTCGGCGAAAGTACGAGGGGCCATCATTTGA
- a CDS encoding HAD hydrolase-like protein — protein MGFGESTRGHHLTGFSVQEAFDAYEAVRHRLPQTRSTELNYRQADTLEDIAHEFDVFLLDAFGVLNIGDTAIPDTPDRVRSLTAAGKRVLVVSNAAGFPHATLMEKYNRLGYDFAPQDVITSRATLLSELNGQSDLHWGLMAAPSAGLRDLEGLKLSYLEDDPKPYETVDGFLLIGSAVWTEARQAMLEATLQERPRPVLVGNPDIVAPREYGFSKEPGLYAHRLADRTGVAPQFFGKPFANIYDLAFQCLGHIDKSRVLMVGDSLHTDILGAREAGIASALISGYGFFAGHDVEAAIIKAGIVPNFVVSRP, from the coding sequence ATGGGTTTCGGCGAAAGTACGAGGGGCCATCATTTGACCGGTTTCTCTGTGCAAGAAGCTTTTGACGCCTACGAGGCTGTGCGACATCGCCTGCCGCAAACCAGATCAACTGAATTGAACTATCGCCAGGCGGACACGCTGGAGGACATAGCTCATGAGTTTGACGTGTTCCTCCTCGATGCTTTCGGGGTTCTCAATATTGGCGATACGGCAATCCCGGATACGCCAGATCGGGTCAGGTCGCTGACAGCCGCCGGCAAACGTGTTCTGGTCGTGTCGAATGCCGCCGGGTTTCCCCACGCAACTCTTATGGAGAAGTACAACAGGCTTGGTTACGATTTCGCACCACAAGACGTGATCACCAGCCGGGCCACATTGTTGTCTGAGCTGAACGGCCAAAGTGATTTGCATTGGGGATTGATGGCGGCCCCCAGTGCCGGCCTTCGCGATCTGGAGGGGCTGAAACTGTCCTATCTGGAGGATGACCCGAAGCCCTACGAAACCGTCGACGGGTTCTTGTTGATCGGGTCAGCGGTTTGGACTGAAGCGCGACAAGCCATGTTGGAGGCCACTTTGCAAGAGCGTCCCCGCCCGGTATTGGTCGGCAACCCTGACATTGTCGCTCCGCGCGAGTACGGTTTTTCCAAGGAACCCGGTCTTTACGCGCACCGGCTGGCAGACCGGACAGGCGTCGCCCCTCAGTTCTTTGGAAAGCCTTTCGCCAATATCTATGATCTTGCTTTCCAATGTCTCGGGCACATCGACAAGTCTCGGGTTCTGATGGTGGGCGACAGCCTGCACACCGACATACTGGGCGCACGAGAAGCAGGCATAGCTTCCGCCCTCATCTCGGGATACGGTTTCTTCGCAGGACATGACGTTGAAGCAGCGATCATAAAGGCAGGGATAGTCCCTAACTTTGTCGTAAGCCGGCCTTGA
- the phnE gene encoding phosphonate ABC transporter, permease protein PhnE produces the protein MSHRELDDMLGKGWRKPAFVKNPVLRWALLLGFFAYLIAAFMTIEVDWGRVYEGLDRGWAFVLAFTSPDFISRWSDIWSGLLESIVMTVAASVVGILISIPIGLGAARNIAPLPIYMICRGIVAISRALQEIIVAILLVAIFGFGPLAGFLTLSFATIGFLSKLLAEDIEAMDKVQAEAIKASGARWPQWINYGVQPQVMPRLVGLSMYRIDINFRESAILGLVGAGGIGATLNTAFDRYEYDTAAAILILIIGIVMALEYLSGIIRARVQ, from the coding sequence ATGAGCCATCGAGAACTGGACGACATGCTGGGAAAAGGCTGGCGTAAGCCTGCCTTTGTCAAGAACCCAGTGCTCCGCTGGGCATTGCTCCTTGGATTTTTCGCCTACCTGATCGCAGCTTTTATGACCATCGAGGTCGATTGGGGTCGTGTCTATGAAGGGCTGGATCGCGGCTGGGCGTTTGTGCTTGCGTTCACCAGCCCAGACTTCATTTCACGGTGGTCAGATATTTGGAGCGGCCTTCTGGAAAGTATCGTGATGACCGTGGCCGCGTCGGTCGTGGGCATCCTGATATCGATCCCGATCGGGCTGGGGGCTGCACGCAATATCGCGCCGTTGCCAATCTACATGATTTGCCGAGGCATTGTTGCGATAAGCCGGGCATTGCAAGAGATCATCGTTGCCATATTGCTTGTGGCGATCTTCGGCTTTGGCCCGTTGGCCGGATTTCTGACGCTTTCCTTCGCCACCATAGGGTTTCTTTCGAAACTTCTGGCCGAAGATATCGAAGCCATGGACAAGGTTCAGGCAGAGGCGATCAAGGCCTCTGGAGCGCGTTGGCCACAATGGATCAACTATGGAGTTCAGCCGCAAGTGATGCCGCGACTTGTGGGCCTTTCCATGTATCGGATCGACATCAACTTCCGGGAAAGCGCGATCCTCGGGCTTGTGGGGGCTGGTGGAATTGGTGCGACTTTGAACACCGCATTCGACCGCTATGAATACGACACCGCGGCGGCCATTCTCATTCTGATCATCGGCATCGTGATGGCTCTGGAATACCTTTCGGGAATTATTCGAGCGAGGGTTCAGTAA
- the phnD gene encoding phosphate/phosphite/phosphonate ABC transporter substrate-binding protein, with protein sequence MKIDIKLLLGASAIALMSISGTASAQDCPRGDLDERFCDADGDLIADIPTDPSEQIDPDTLIFAYTPVEDPAVYKTAWSDFLDHLKAETGKDVVFFPVQNNAAQIEAMRSGRLHIAGFNTGSNPLAVNCAGFRPFTIMASKDGNFGYEMEIITYPGSGIEKVEDIKGKQLAFTSPTSNSGFKAPSAILKSDFDLLPERDFEPVYSGKHDNSILGVANKDYLAASIANSVKSRMISRDVIKEDDVVTIYKSQTFPTTGFGTVYNLTPELQEKIRNAFFNFEWEGTTLEAEFSKSNEGQFLEMTYQEFWDVIRKIDAANGVSYACQ encoded by the coding sequence ATGAAGATCGATATCAAACTATTGCTTGGGGCATCTGCAATCGCGCTCATGTCGATAAGTGGAACGGCGTCGGCGCAGGATTGTCCGCGCGGTGACTTGGACGAGCGTTTTTGTGATGCCGACGGGGATTTGATCGCGGATATCCCCACGGATCCTTCCGAGCAGATAGATCCCGACACTTTGATTTTTGCCTATACGCCGGTTGAAGACCCCGCCGTATACAAAACCGCGTGGTCAGATTTTCTTGACCATTTGAAAGCGGAAACTGGCAAGGACGTCGTCTTTTTCCCTGTTCAAAACAACGCGGCCCAGATCGAGGCGATGCGTTCGGGCCGTTTGCACATTGCAGGCTTCAACACCGGTTCCAACCCACTGGCGGTAAACTGCGCCGGGTTCCGTCCGTTCACGATCATGGCTTCGAAGGACGGTAATTTTGGTTACGAGATGGAGATCATCACCTATCCGGGTTCGGGCATCGAAAAGGTCGAAGACATCAAGGGGAAGCAACTGGCTTTCACCTCACCTACATCCAACTCGGGATTCAAAGCGCCCTCGGCGATCCTGAAAAGCGATTTTGATCTTCTGCCCGAACGCGATTTCGAACCTGTCTACTCGGGCAAGCACGACAACTCGATCCTGGGTGTCGCCAACAAGGATTACCTGGCGGCATCGATCGCGAACTCGGTAAAATCCCGGATGATCTCGCGCGATGTGATCAAGGAAGATGATGTCGTTACGATCTACAAGTCGCAGACCTTCCCGACCACAGGATTTGGGACCGTTTACAACCTGACGCCCGAGTTGCAGGAAAAAATCCGCAATGCGTTTTTCAATTTCGAATGGGAAGGCACGACACTGGAGGCGGAGTTCTCGAAATCGAACGAAGGCCAATTCCTCGAGATGACCTATCAGGAATTCTGGGACGTCATTCGCAAAATTGACGCGGCAAATGGCGTCTCTTACGCCTGCCAGTAA
- a CDS encoding DeoR/GlpR family DNA-binding transcription regulator, with product MSEKNHSRVKKSDRRQQILLELKLRPHVRINELAQRFNVSTETVRRDFDALSNDGLIARAHGGASAAAQGHYPGLDERTNAQVEERERIGATAAELIQGGETVMIDSGSTTIEMARALAYIGTSCTVITNSIPIAMTLGHGAAQVLLCPGEYLATESATIGTETLEFLSRFNVDRCMIGSSGFSTEGPSETVRGFAAIKRAMLSRAEKRHLLVDSGKFGRKGLSQVGGLDDLDSIVTDKKPTGELHNAIESARVDVLVAG from the coding sequence ATGTCTGAAAAGAACCACAGCCGGGTAAAGAAATCCGACCGGCGCCAACAGATATTGCTGGAACTGAAGCTGCGCCCGCATGTTCGCATCAACGAACTGGCGCAGCGGTTCAACGTCTCCACCGAGACGGTACGCAGAGATTTTGATGCTCTGTCGAATGATGGCTTGATCGCGCGGGCACACGGGGGGGCATCGGCCGCCGCGCAAGGGCACTATCCGGGTTTGGATGAAAGAACAAACGCACAGGTTGAGGAACGCGAACGGATAGGTGCCACAGCGGCAGAACTGATCCAGGGCGGCGAAACGGTCATGATCGATTCCGGCTCGACCACAATCGAAATGGCACGTGCGCTGGCTTATATTGGCACATCTTGCACCGTAATCACCAATTCCATTCCCATAGCCATGACCCTTGGCCATGGGGCTGCACAAGTGCTGTTATGCCCGGGGGAATACTTGGCAACCGAGTCTGCAACGATCGGAACCGAGACGCTGGAGTTTCTGTCCCGCTTCAACGTCGACAGGTGCATGATCGGTTCCTCGGGGTTTTCGACCGAAGGCCCTTCAGAAACGGTGCGCGGCTTTGCGGCAATTAAGAGAGCAATGCTGTCGCGCGCCGAGAAACGGCACCTTCTTGTTGATTCCGGGAAATTCGGCCGGAAAGGCCTGTCTCAAGTAGGGGGCCTTGACGACCTGGATTCAATAGTCACCGACAAAAAACCGACAGGAGAATTGCATAACGCCATTGAAAGCGCCCGAGTCGACGTTCTCGTCGCCGGGTAG